A section of the Amycolatopsis sp. AA4 genome encodes:
- a CDS encoding GAF and ANTAR domain-containing protein, producing the protein MEGGSGGAVDYSAVVRLSGDPAGLRGEVDEALAAEPRMVVFELSELTSFSSDDLVALRETAKPSEAVFACREGGVARQVLEEEGVPFSESASEALAFEDESPRPSGERFRTLTEMLLAARTVGEVLQLVVDATASLVPAAELVSITLRAPDGTFHTSAYTDPKAAELDVLQYKLGEGPCHDAALPDRPEFLEAADLRGDTQWPQWSPAAAEVGWRSVLATALVDDATTRFSGALNLYSRTPGGLTEADRDVVQLLASHATLAVAETDAVTRSELNQAQLRRALDSRDVIGQAKGIIMARRGLDAEEAFDLLRRTSQQLNVKLVHLAGTLASRHDELDGPGAQLGEPDPV; encoded by the coding sequence GTGGAAGGCGGAAGCGGCGGGGCGGTCGACTACTCGGCCGTGGTGCGGCTGAGCGGCGATCCGGCCGGATTGCGCGGCGAGGTGGACGAGGCGCTGGCCGCGGAGCCGCGGATGGTGGTCTTCGAGCTGAGCGAGCTGACCTCGTTCTCCAGCGACGACCTGGTCGCGCTGCGCGAGACCGCGAAGCCGAGCGAAGCGGTCTTCGCCTGCCGGGAGGGAGGGGTGGCCCGTCAGGTGCTCGAAGAGGAGGGCGTCCCGTTCTCCGAGTCGGCGTCCGAGGCGCTGGCGTTCGAGGACGAGTCGCCGCGGCCGTCCGGCGAGCGGTTCCGGACGCTCACCGAGATGCTGCTGGCCGCGCGAACGGTCGGCGAGGTCCTGCAGCTGGTCGTGGACGCGACCGCTTCCCTGGTGCCCGCGGCCGAACTGGTCTCCATCACGCTGCGCGCGCCGGACGGCACCTTCCACACCTCCGCCTACACCGATCCGAAGGCCGCCGAACTGGACGTGCTCCAGTACAAGCTGGGCGAGGGCCCGTGCCACGACGCGGCCCTGCCGGACCGTCCGGAATTCCTCGAAGCCGCCGACCTGCGCGGTGATACGCAGTGGCCGCAGTGGTCCCCGGCGGCTGCGGAGGTGGGCTGGCGTTCGGTGCTCGCGACCGCGCTGGTCGACGACGCGACGACGCGGTTCTCCGGCGCGCTCAACCTCTACTCCCGCACGCCCGGCGGCCTGACCGAGGCCGACCGCGACGTCGTGCAGCTCCTGGCCAGCCACGCGACCCTCGCGGTGGCCGAAACGGACGCGGTGACCCGCAGCGAGCTGAACCAGGCCCAGCTGCGGCGCGCGCTGGACAGCCGGGACGTGATCGGCCAGGCGAAGGGCATCATCATGGCGCGCCGGGGCCTCGACGCGGAGGAGGCGTTCGACCTCCTGCGCCGCACCTCGCAGCAGCTGAACGTGAAGCTGGTGCACCTCGCGGGGACGCTCGCGTCCCGCCACGACGAGCTGGACGGGCCGGGCGCGCAGCTGGGGGAGCCGGACCCGGTCTGA
- a CDS encoding SRPBCC family protein, producing the protein MSSTITEIVDVDVPVSTAYNQWTQFESFPEFMEGVEEIRQLDATHTHWVTRFGGVGREFDATITEQHPDERVAWRSDSGPDHAGVITFHRLGDTKTRITAQMEIDPEGLAENAADKLGILDRRVKGDMVRFKQFIEQRGRETGSWRGDVERPS; encoded by the coding sequence ATGAGCAGCACGATCACCGAAATCGTGGACGTCGACGTGCCGGTTTCGACCGCGTACAACCAGTGGACGCAGTTCGAATCGTTCCCTGAGTTCATGGAGGGCGTCGAGGAGATCCGCCAGCTCGACGCGACGCACACGCACTGGGTCACCCGGTTCGGCGGCGTCGGCAGGGAGTTCGACGCGACCATCACCGAACAGCACCCGGACGAACGGGTCGCGTGGCGCTCGGATTCCGGGCCCGACCACGCCGGGGTGATCACTTTCCACCGGCTGGGCGACACCAAGACGCGGATCACCGCGCAGATGGAGATCGATCCCGAGGGGCTCGCCGAGAACGCGGCGGACAAGCTCGGCATCCTGGACCGGCGCGTGAAGGGGGACATGGTGCGGTTCAAGCAGTTCATCGAACAGCGCGGACGCGAAACGGGTTCGTGGCGCGGCGACGTCGAGCGGCCGAGCTGA
- a CDS encoding cytochrome P450 gives MATTHATASPDLSELPPADVRPQRASVRDTGRVVARMVAPTVGIGLIKRRPRAMAAAQKLHVDRSAIRLLHDLRERYGPGPLDLPIPGRSFRLVLEANHVGALLAGTPSPFSPDSAEKDAALRHFQPHGVLISGGANRARRRKLNETVLEPGRAAHELAGSWADTIRTEAHEMLSGFPALDATQFTEHFWTIIRKIVLGGDTTADRRVTDLLDQLRLNANWAFAHPRREERRRRFQALLDRQLGLDRPGSLGAAMTKQPADPDVDPSGQVPHWLFAFDAAAIATLRALALLATHPDQLTEARREVAEADLSKPQQLPYLRACVLESVRLWPTTPALLRESTEDTAWGPAGTSFLIYTPFFHRDPETLPYADSFTPDIWLDGRAEANPALVPFSAGPGVCPGRDVVLFTASTLLAALLQQAGFAPRGTAADLQPGKLPATLNHFGIQFALS, from the coding sequence ATGGCGACCACCCACGCGACCGCGAGCCCGGATCTGTCCGAACTGCCCCCGGCCGACGTCCGCCCCCAGCGGGCGTCGGTCCGCGACACCGGGCGCGTCGTCGCGCGGATGGTCGCCCCCACCGTCGGCATCGGATTGATCAAACGCCGTCCCCGCGCGATGGCCGCGGCGCAGAAACTGCACGTCGACCGCTCGGCCATCCGCCTGCTGCACGATTTGCGCGAACGCTACGGACCCGGTCCGCTCGACCTGCCGATCCCCGGCCGATCGTTCCGGCTGGTGCTCGAGGCGAACCACGTCGGGGCGCTGCTGGCCGGCACGCCCTCGCCGTTCAGCCCGGACAGCGCCGAAAAAGACGCCGCCCTGCGCCATTTCCAGCCGCACGGCGTCCTGATCTCCGGCGGCGCCAACCGCGCCCGGCGGCGGAAACTCAACGAGACCGTCCTCGAACCCGGCCGCGCCGCGCACGAACTCGCCGGTTCCTGGGCGGACACCATCCGCACCGAAGCGCACGAAATGCTTTCCGGCTTCCCCGCTCTCGACGCGACCCAGTTCACCGAGCATTTCTGGACGATCATCCGCAAAATCGTTCTGGGCGGCGACACGACCGCGGACCGGCGCGTCACCGATCTCCTGGACCAGTTGCGGCTCAACGCGAACTGGGCCTTCGCGCATCCGCGCCGCGAGGAGCGGCGCCGCCGGTTCCAGGCGCTGCTGGACCGTCAGCTCGGCTTGGACCGCCCGGGCAGCCTCGGCGCGGCGATGACGAAACAGCCCGCGGACCCGGACGTCGACCCGAGCGGTCAGGTGCCGCACTGGCTGTTCGCCTTCGACGCGGCCGCGATCGCGACCCTTCGCGCCCTCGCCTTGCTGGCCACGCATCCCGACCAGCTGACCGAAGCCCGTCGCGAAGTCGCCGAAGCGGATCTCTCGAAGCCACAACAACTTCCGTACTTGCGCGCCTGTGTTCTGGAGTCCGTCCGGCTCTGGCCGACCACGCCCGCGCTGCTCCGCGAAAGCACCGAGGACACCGCCTGGGGTCCGGCGGGCACGTCGTTCTTGATCTACACGCCGTTCTTCCACCGCGACCCGGAGACCTTGCCGTACGCGGATTCCTTCACGCCCGACATCTGGCTGGACGGCCGCGCCGAGGCCAATCCCGCACTGGTGCCGTTCAGCGCCGGACCTGGGGTGTGCCCGGGCCGCGACGTCGTGCTCTTCACCGCTTCCACGCTGCTCGCCGCGCTTCTTCAGCAAGCAGGTTTCGCGCCGCGAGGCACCGCCGCCGACCTGCAGCCGGGGAAGCTTCCCGCGACGCTGAACCACTTCGGCATCCAGTTCGCGCTGTCCTGA
- a CDS encoding type 1 glutamine amidotransferase domain-containing protein, with the protein MARVAVLVDEMTEDDEFLVPCERLRSAGHEPVVVGLAKGKKLTALHGAEITTDQAVDDVAAADFDAVVVPGGYSPDKIRTSEPMVALVRETAAAGKPVAAVCHGPWLLAESGLARGRTVTSWPSLKTDLRNAGAEWVDREVVTDDGVITSRNPDDLPAFCDALLERLK; encoded by the coding sequence ATGGCCCGCGTGGCAGTGCTCGTCGACGAAATGACCGAGGACGACGAATTCCTGGTGCCGTGCGAGCGGTTGCGTTCCGCCGGGCACGAGCCGGTGGTGGTCGGCCTGGCGAAGGGCAAGAAGCTCACCGCCTTGCACGGCGCCGAAATCACGACCGACCAGGCGGTGGACGACGTGGCCGCGGCGGACTTCGACGCGGTCGTGGTGCCCGGCGGGTATTCGCCGGACAAGATCCGCACCAGCGAGCCGATGGTCGCGCTGGTCCGGGAAACGGCCGCCGCGGGCAAGCCGGTCGCGGCCGTGTGCCACGGACCTTGGCTGCTGGCCGAGTCCGGGCTGGCGCGCGGCCGGACGGTGACGTCGTGGCCGTCCCTGAAGACAGACCTGCGCAACGCGGGCGCGGAGTGGGTCGATCGCGAGGTCGTGACGGACGACGGCGTGATCACGTCGCGCAATCCGGACGACCTGCCTGCGTTCTGCGACGCGTTGCTGGAGCGGTTGAAGTAG
- a CDS encoding STAS domain-containing protein — protein MHETFAYLPGAPARTVVTATADETVVSVSGELDRRSTDRLRDVLAGETALGPPRLVADVSGLTFCSVGGLEVLTDAAREAGQAGVAFVVVAAGRAVLRPLRVLGLDRELRVVGCLADAAEGRTAARPLAADIG, from the coding sequence ATGCACGAAACTTTCGCTTACCTGCCGGGAGCACCGGCGAGGACCGTCGTCACCGCCACCGCGGACGAAACCGTCGTCTCGGTGTCCGGGGAACTGGACCGGCGTTCCACCGACCGGCTGCGCGACGTCCTGGCCGGGGAGACCGCGCTCGGCCCGCCGCGGCTGGTCGCCGACGTCTCCGGCCTGACCTTCTGCTCGGTCGGCGGCCTGGAAGTGCTGACCGACGCCGCGCGGGAGGCCGGCCAGGCGGGCGTCGCGTTCGTCGTGGTCGCCGCGGGGCGCGCGGTGCTCCGGCCGCTGCGCGTTCTCGGGCTCGACCGGGAGCTGCGCGTGGTCGGCTGCCTGGCCGACGCCGCCGAAGGGCGCACCGCCGCCAGGCCCCTCGCGGCCGACATCGGTTAA
- a CDS encoding NAD(P)/FAD-dependent oxidoreductase, with the protein MRVVIVGGGFAGYHAAGKLLRTLGDRAEIVVLNPTDYFLYLPLLPEVASGIVDPRHVAVSIPDTLRGVRLALGTAESVDFDARTVTYTDPEDRERTLDYDRLILAAGSVNKLLPIPGVAECAHGFRSLPEALYLRDHVTRQIELAAATDDQAERDARCTFVVVGAGYTGTEVAAQGPEFTAALARRHPELEGQQIRWLLLDIAERVLPELDPRLGATADRVLRERGVEVRMKTSVDQADVEGVTLTTGDAVPTHTLVWCVGVRPDPLVSDLGLETVKGRLVVTPELNVPGRDDVFACGDAAAVPDLTRPGETTPMTAQHAQRQGKLAGNNVAASLGVGRARKYRHHDLGFAVDLGSGQGAANPLHIPLAGLPARAVTRGYHLLSLPGNRLRTATDWALEKVGRRQTVQLGLVRSGAVPLDTASPELPRTR; encoded by the coding sequence ATGCGAGTCGTGATCGTCGGCGGCGGATTCGCCGGCTACCACGCGGCGGGCAAGCTGCTGCGGACCCTCGGCGACCGCGCCGAGATCGTCGTGCTGAACCCGACCGACTATTTCCTGTACCTGCCGTTGCTGCCGGAGGTGGCCAGCGGGATCGTCGACCCCCGGCACGTCGCGGTGTCCATTCCGGACACTCTGCGCGGCGTGCGGCTGGCGCTGGGCACGGCGGAATCTGTGGACTTCGACGCCCGCACCGTGACCTACACCGACCCCGAAGACCGCGAGCGGACGCTGGACTACGACCGGCTGATCCTCGCCGCGGGCAGCGTCAACAAACTGCTGCCGATCCCCGGCGTCGCCGAATGCGCGCACGGATTCCGCAGCCTGCCCGAGGCGTTGTACCTGCGGGACCACGTCACCCGGCAGATCGAACTGGCCGCCGCGACCGACGACCAGGCCGAACGCGACGCGCGGTGCACGTTCGTCGTCGTCGGCGCCGGCTACACCGGCACGGAGGTCGCCGCGCAAGGCCCGGAGTTCACCGCCGCCCTCGCGCGCCGGCACCCGGAACTCGAAGGACAGCAGATTCGCTGGCTGCTGCTGGACATCGCCGAACGCGTACTGCCCGAATTGGACCCCCGGCTCGGCGCCACCGCCGACCGGGTGCTGCGCGAGCGCGGCGTCGAGGTCCGGATGAAGACCTCGGTGGACCAGGCGGACGTCGAAGGCGTCACGCTGACCACCGGCGACGCCGTCCCGACGCACACGCTTGTGTGGTGCGTAGGCGTCCGCCCCGACCCGCTGGTCTCCGACCTCGGCCTGGAAACCGTGAAGGGCCGGCTGGTCGTCACGCCGGAGCTGAACGTGCCGGGCCGCGACGACGTGTTCGCCTGCGGCGACGCGGCAGCGGTCCCGGACCTGACGCGTCCCGGCGAAACCACTCCGATGACCGCGCAACACGCGCAGCGGCAAGGGAAACTGGCCGGAAACAACGTCGCCGCGTCGCTCGGCGTCGGCCGCGCGCGCAAGTACCGGCACCACGACCTCGGCTTCGCGGTCGACCTCGGGTCCGGTCAGGGCGCGGCCAATCCGCTCCACATCCCGCTGGCGGGCCTTCCCGCCCGCGCGGTGACCCGCGGCTACCACCTGCTGTCCCTGCCGGGAAACCGGCTGCGCACCGCCACCGACTGGGCGCTGGAGAAGGTGGGCCGGCGGCAGACTGTCCAGCTGGGACTCGTCCGTTCCGGCGCGGTTCCGCTGGACACCGCCTCGCCCGAACTGCCCCGCACCCGGTGA